ACAGCTGCTGCTACAATCTCTGGTATGGCTAGAAATCCGGGCGTTGGTGGTAAATTAATGACAACAATGTTTATTGCATTAGCAATGATTGAAGCACAAGTTATTTATACGCTTGTTGTTGCATTAATTTTGCTTTATGCAAACCCATTTTTAGGCTAATTAATAGTTTATCCTTAGGCTTCTTGCCTAAGGCTTGCGCTGGTGGTGGAATGGTAGACACACCATCTTGAGGGGGTGGCGGGGCGACCCGTGCGAGTTCAAGTCTCGCTCAGCGCACCATTTATTACTTCTTTTTGTATTACGCTTTTATTCCTGTTTGGGTATTTGTAAAAATCAATAAAACTTTCTTAATATTTTTATTATCTGTTACCAAATGTAACTTCTAAATTAAATTTATAAAATATACTTAATCTTTTTTATAAAACTTAATAAATCCCTATAATATGGAATTAATCTTTATATTTTTCTTTACATAATAAAAATGATTTTTATTTCATTTAAAAAATAGTAACAATATCACTTAAATTTTAAAAGGATTTATTATAAAATGGTAAGGTTTAAAATCAAAATCACACTTCAAACAAAGGAGAAAAATAATGGAAAAAACATTGAATAATCATTCTAATATGATTGATATTCCTGCGGGGGGGGGGGCATTTAAGAGATATTTAGCTCCATTTACTAGCAAGGCAATTTATTATAGTGTTCTTGCAACTTCACTTTCTACTTTTATTTTTCACTCACCAGCTTATGCGGAATCTTTTTCAAATAATGAAAGTTCTATCCCACAGATTGTTGCATTAAATGTTACACAAAATCCTTTGGTAAATCCTGCTCAAAACCTTAAAAATTCTAAGGTTAAATTAGATTCTAATTTAAAAACAAATAGAAATAATACTGGACAACTTAGGACTTTTTCTTCTGTAAAAGCTACAGAAAATAAACTTGAGATTGACAATAATACTCAAAATATAACTTATACGGGTGAGACAAAATTAGATGAATTAAATTTCAATATAGGCGGTTTGCACGAAAGTAAAATAGAGAAGAAAGTTACTTTTGATAAATTGACAATTGATAGATTGACAACTGCGCAAGCTGGAATTCCGGGATTGGATCCAAACAAAAGCAAGGAAGAGAGAAAACAAATTATTGAAAGCTGGATAAACAATTTGCAGCCAAATCAATATGGGCAGTATCCAAGTATAGATAAGTTTGCGCAATTATCTCTTGAGGGAGAAAGTTTAACTATTAATAACAATATTGACAATCAAGGTGATGTGAATATTAAAACTAAACATTTAGATATTGCCGGAGATGTAGCAATAAATTATGGATATTTGAGCATAGAATTTGATGAAGGGAGTCTTGGAAGGATTAATGCAGGCAATAGAACAAAAATAGAATTTGGTAAAACAGATGTTTTTTTTGATAATTCCCCTAGTTTTTCAATTATTACCAAAAAAGGCGAAATTGTCTCAGATGTTATCAGTAAAAATGGTGGTTCTTTGAGTATATGGATTGGTGATGAAAAAAATGGTGGCGGTAAAATGACAGGGGATATAATATTTGAGGGTTATAAAGACTCTGATAGGTGGGTAATTTATAATAAGTTTGTCAATGTTGATTCTGCAAAACCATATTTAAAAGAATATGGAGAATGGGTAGGGAGTTATTATGGTATTGGTTCATTTTTGAATTTAATGACACTAGGAGCTTTAAACGGGAGTAGCATTGAAGGAAATATTGATTTAAAAGGTGATGTTTCAAGTTGGATAATGTTACATAAAAATGCGCTAATGAGTGGAGATTTAAAAGTTGCAACAACAGGCAGTCATAAAAGATCATATTTTGGTTATCCAATTCTTTATTTTACAGGCGATTCTGAAATATCAGGAGATATTACAGTTGAAAAAAATGCCACTTTGCAAATGACAACTAGTAGAGTTAATCCTATGATGCCACTTTTTGCAGGATTGGGAAGCAAAAATCTAGTCTCTGGAAAGATTACAAATAAGGGAGAAATGCGGCTTGATAGTGTTAGGGGAAGTAATTTTACAATTCAACAAACTATTGATAACATTGGTGGAGTTCTTGGTATTTATGATGATGTAGAAAATAGCTTTGCAGGAACTACCTTTAAATTCCTACGCGGAGATAGTGGCACTGATGCACACTTTAAAAACACAAATGGTGGAAAAATAGCAATAAATCGTTGGGATTTTAGAGAAGATGAAGGTAATGGCAGAATCATTATTGATACTGATGGGCAGAATAAGAGAGAAGAGAATCTTAAAAATGTAAAGTTTGGAGAGTTTCAGCATTGGAATAGTAGTTTTATTCCCCCTACTGCAGACAATCCAGTTATTCTCTTTGGCGATGATAAAATCTTCGCTAAAGGCTCTTATGTCCAATACCTTGTTTTAACCCCTGAAGAAGAAAAGGATCTTAAAGATGGAAAAATCAGTATCTATGATAAAGACGGCAGACATAATGTAGCAGGACATTTTATTGAAGGGGGAGCAGGAGCTAATGGAGAAAGTAACTTTGCAACCTTACTCCATGAAGGAAAAGTCATTAAACTTAGTGTTGGTGGTGGAGATACTATTGCACCTGTTGTTCAAGCAGATGGTTTAATTGGTGAATTAAAAGTTAATGATGATACTCCCGGCTCCACTATTGGTTCTAATCAAATTAATGCACTAAATACTAATATGACACAAACCTTTAACACCCTTAAAGAAATCTCTACTAAAACTTTTAGAACAGAGCATACTAATCTCTCAAGCTATAATACTCTAAAAGAACAAGTAGCTTATGCTCTTTATAATCATTCTAAAAATGCTTCAAAGAATAATTCTTTAGATAACAATCCTACAAACAAGAATCTTTCTAGTAATAATTTAAAAAATCATACCAATAATAATCTCTTGAGTTATAATGCAAAGAATTCTTTAAATGATAATATAAATCTATTGGATAATACTAGTAACCCAGGTAATACAAATATTGCTAGTAATGTAAGTAATATAAATGCTTTGACAAATCCTGCAAGCAACACTTCAGGGAATAACACTTTAAGCAATGTTTCAAATAACACTAACTTAGAAGCTTATGCCACAGATGAACAAATTACTACTTATGCTACTTATGCACAAGCTGGTGCATCTGATGCTTTACTCTATGATGAAATCAATAAAGGCTATACAGATTTAGATCTCTTAAGAGCCTTAGATGATATTTTTATTAAGCAAAATAAAAAAGAAAGTGATCTTTATACTTATGCAGTGCCTTATTATAATTACATTAAAGATAAATCTTTAGGATTAGGCACCACAAAAACAAATAGTTATGGATTGCTAGCTGGAGGACAATTAAATTCTAATTATGGAGTTTATGGCTTTTATATTAATTTAGAAAACTCTAAGAGAGAAAACAACACAACAAGCACAGATACAGATAGCACAAGTTATTTAGCAGGATTAACTTATTACAATGCCTTCCATAGATTTTCTAATAAAGAACTCTATGTTAGTCTTAATACAATGCTAGGAACTACAAAGAGTGATGTCTCTATGATAGATAGTGATTCTTATAAAGATGATTTTGACTTTGATTCATTAAATTATGGAGCAGAACTAAGAGCTGGAGTTAATATTTATAATGTCTTAACTAATAGTTATTGGACACCAGAGTTAGGTTTAATCTATACAGGAATGGCAGTAGATTCTTATGAGATTAAACATACAAAGCTTACAGAATATTATGATAAAACAACAATTAATCTCTTAGAAGGGGTTGCAGGATTAAGATTCCATCACGCTTATAATCAAACTACACGCTTTAATGCAGCACTAGGAGCTAAGTTTAGACTCTATGATGATGCAAAAAGTCAAATGAAAATTGCAGGAGAGACATTAGCAAATCCTTTGTTTGCTACAAGAGATATTAAACTTCCAGATACTTCTTATTATGTGCAATTTGGTCTTGTTAAACTTCTAGGAGATAATGTAGAGTTAAGTCTAAACTATCAAGGAAACTTTGCAAAAAGATATTCAAGGACATACTGCCTTTGCTAGAATTGGATATTGGTGGTAAGGAGAGAAAATGCAAAGAATAATACTAACTTTACAACAAGAGAAACAAATAAAACAAAACAAAAGTCTAAGCTATCAAATACAGCAGGCTTTACAACAAAATAAACAAAGCAAACAACAAATAAAACAAGTTAAACAAATCAACAAACAAAACAAAAAGACTTCCTATGAAGTCTTTAAAACAACACTAACTTCTTTTTTAGGATTATGTTTATTAGGAAGTTTAAATCTTGCACAAGCAAAAGACAATTTTAATCCTAGTAAAGAATATAAACAAAATTGTTCTATCTGTCATGGAGCAAATGGATTAAAAGCTCCACCTGGAGGTAGAGAAACACAACTTATTGGTGCAATGCTAAAAGATTATGTGTATCAAAGACTTATTGATTATGCAAGTGATAAAGGAGGAACACCGGGAAATAACTTTATTATGTTTGCAGTAATGGATGAATACCAATACACTAAAGAAGAAATCAAACAACTAGCAGAGTATATTACAGATTTAGGGCATAAGGAGATGGAGTAGGGGATAGCACCAAAAAGGTGCTATTGGAATTTAAATTAATATTTTAAGAAATATTCTTGGATTTTCTTAGTATCACTTGTTTTTGTAAGTGCAAGAGCTAAAAGGATTCTAGCTTTTTGTGGATTTAAATCTTCTGCACTAATAAATCCTAATTTTGCATCCGCATCACCTACTGCAACGCGTCCTGCAACAACCCTTGAGCTAACTATTACGCTAACATCTTGTTTTAAAAGCTCTTTTAGCACTTCTTTTTGGTTTTGGTGGATACTTCCAGCACCGCTTCCTGCAATTACTAAGCCCTTTGCGCCATCAGCAACAAGAGCCTTTGCAGCAGCACCGCTTCCGTCATTTGAGTAAGTATAAAGAATATCCACTTTTGGAAGTGATGTAAGCTTGCTTACATCAAAAGGAGATTTTTTGGTGTGTGCTTTTGCAGCATTGTTATAGAAGAAAACTTTACCATCTACAATGTAGCCCAAATCGCCAAAATCAGGAGATGAAAAGGCATCAACATTTAAGCTATGTGTTTTAACAACGCCCCTAGCACTTTGGATTTTGTCATTCATTGCAACCATTACGCCTTTGCCTTTGCTTTGCTTATCTGCTGCAAGTGCTACTGCGTTATAAAGGTTTTTAGGACCATCAGCACTTATTGCAGTTGATGGACGCATAGCGCCAACTAAAACAACAGGCTTATCGCTTTTGATTGTTAGATTTAGGAAATATGCAGTTTCTTCCATAGTATCCGTTCCGTGTGTGATAACAACGCCATCAATTCCACTTGCAAAAAGTTTGTTGATTTCTTTGGCAAGTTTTAGCTGAATTTCATCAGTCATATTTGAGCTATCAATATTTGCGATTTGCTGTCCAGAAATCTCTGCTAAATCTTTAATTTGTGGTACTGCTTGAATTAGCACATCAACACCAACAACACCAGCTGTGTATCCTGTGGTTGCAACAGAGCTATCAATTGAACCTGCGATTGTTCCACCTGTGGCAAGAATCGCGATTTTAGGCTTTGCATAAGCCATACCCACTCCTAAAAACAAAAAAGCCATCATACAAAGTAAAAGTTTCTTCATACGATCTCCTTATGAAAAATTTATCCAAATGGATTTTAGATTATACAACTAAAAGATTTTTTTGTCTGTTAATTTTAGGAATTTTGTTAAATCTTAAGAAACTTTCTTTAAGCAAAAAATGGCGATAAGTCTGCTAAAATGCCGACTCTTTTCGACCCTTTCATCTAGTGGCCAAGGATAATGCCCTTTCACGGCATAAACGGAAGTTCAAATCTTCCAAGGGTCGCCATTATTTCTTGTTTCCTGTGAATTTTTCCATTGTAACGCTTGTGTTTGAGCTAATATCTTTACGCTTAATTACCTTATAAAATGTCATATAAAAAATCTTACAATCTAACAAAAAACTAAGATTATCCACATACCAAACATCTAATTTAAACTTCTCTTCCCAAGAAATCGCATTGCGCCCATTTACTTGCGCCCAGCCTGTGATTCCGGGGCTAACTTCGTGGCGGCGTGCTTGCTCTTTAGAATAAAGTGGCAAATACTCCACAAGTAAAGGGCGTGGTCCTATAAAGCTCATCTCTCCCTTTAATACATTAAAAAGCTGTGGAAGCTCATCTAAGCTACTTTTGCGCACAAATTTGCCAAAGCCCTTTAAGCGTTGCTCATCAGGGAGCAGCTCACCTTTGCTATCGCGCTCATCGCTCATTGTGCGGAATTTGTAGATTTTAAAGATTTTGCCATTTTTTCCAGGTCGCTCTTGAGCAAAAAATACAGGGCTTCCTAGCTTTATGCGGATAAGCAAGCCAACAACACAAAGAATCGGCGAGAAAAGAAGCAACAAAATTAATGCTAAAGCTCTATCAAAAATAGGCTTTAAAATGCTTGCATAAAGGCTTTTATTTTTGGATTCCATATTTTTAGGGCTTAAAACCTCATCATAAAGGCAAAGATATTGTTGCACCACAGATTCCACGCTAAATTCTTTGCAAACTTTCTTGCGGCTTGCAATGCCAAATTTTTCTTGCAAATCCTTATCTTTGCAAAGTTTTTCTAAAGCTTGAGTTAGGGCTTGTGTGTTAGCAACTTCTACTAAAAACCCATTTTCACCATTGCTTACCACTTCGCGACAACCCACAGCATTTGTGGTAATAATAGGCTTTGCCATACTTCCAGCCTCCAAAAGTGTGCGAGGAATTCCCTCTCTATAACTTGGTAACACAAACACATCGCAAGCCCCGATTAACTCCCTAATATCCTTGCGTTCCCCTAGATAAATTACAGCATTTGAAGACTTCAAAAAACTTTCATCAATGGGGGCGACATTTCCCAAATCCACACCGCCAACATATAAAAAAATAAAATTTGGATTCCGTTTTTTTAAAATCTCAGCACTTGCATAATATTCTCTAACGCCCTTGTGTAAAATAGCGCGCGCTACCATTAACACAAGCACGCAATCTTTAGGAATGTTAGAATCTATGGAATCTAAAAGCTTCGCACGGATTGTATTGCGTTCATCAACACAATAGGGCAAAAAGGCTTGTGTATCAATACCAGAGCCTTTAATAAGCGTCGTTTTATCCGCACCAACTAAGCCCTTTTTGACAAATAAATTTAGGTCATCTTGGTTTTGAAAAAGCACTTTTTTAGCAATTTTAAAAGAAATGCGATTAAGTGTTTCAATAATGAAGCGGAAAATTTTAGCCTTAATATTGTCTTCTACATAGAAGCTTCCAAGTCCTGTAAGGCTGTTTATCACATAAGGAATTCCAGCAATCTTAGCAGCAAATGCGCCAAAAATATTTGGCTTTAGCATAAAAGTATGCACAATATTGGGGCGTAATTGCTTTAAAATTTCAGCAATCTCTTTAATGCTACTTAACGCGCTAAATGGGTTTAAACTACTGCGATTAATAGAATATTCTACGGCTTGAATGCCTAAAGGAGCGAAGCTATCAAAGCATTCCCCCCTTGGAATTAGGGCGATAACTTCGTGTCCTTGCTTTTTTAGGGCAAGCATTACAGGAAGGCGGAATCTAAAAAGATTAGAATCAGTGTGCGATAAAAATACGATTTTCATACAAAGCCTTTAAAATTTGCAAGCATTATAACATTAAAAAGACAATAAATTTAAGCGTGCAATTATGCTATAATGCGCCACTTTTAAAGGAGTGATATATGGAAGATGAACTCATAGAAGAGGAAGAGGATTTTTTAAATAAACCCGATAATGACGCGGTTATCCAAAAAACTTGCTTAAACATAAATCCTGCAAATGGTGTGATTAAAGAGCAAAGATATGGCAAGGCAAGCGTTTTGCTAGAAGTTACAAATAAAATGGTGCTAGATAAACAGGGGCTTGTGCATTCTGGATATTTGTTTTCAAGTGCCGCATATTGCGCGCTTTTAGCGGTAAATGAGCCAAATGGAATTATGATAGGAGCGGAAGTGAAGTTTTTAGCGCCCATTGAGCTTAGCAATGAAGTCTTATTTCGCGCTGAAACTTTGCAAGAAGATACCAAAAAGCGCGAAGTTAAGGTAGAAGGCTTTGTGCTCGATATTAAGATTTTTGATGCGATTTTTTATGTGGCTGTGTTTGATAAGCATGTGTTAAGCTTGCATATCACCAAAGAAATGGAAAAGAAAATGGGCTAAGGCTATGCGCATAGATTTACATAATCACACAAGCTTGTGTAACCACGCTACTGGCACAATGGAAGAGTATGTTTTAAAGGCGATTGAAGAAAATATTCAAGTTTTTGGCTTCTCTTGCCATAATCCTATGAAGTTTGACCCAAAATACAGAATGCGTTTTGAAGAATTACCTTTGTATTTGGAATCCGTTTTGTCTTTAAAGGAAAAATACGCTGGGCAAATTGAGATTTTAAGCGCGCTTGAAATTGACTTTTTGCCACCTTTTATGGAGGATTTTTTGTTTGAGATTCCACTAGATTATAGGATTGGGGCAGTGCATTTTCTGGGGGATTGGGGCTTTGATAATCCAGAGTTTATTAGAGAGTATGCAAGGCGTGATATCAATGATTGTTGGGTGGAGTATTTTAGGGCAATACAGGCTTTATCAAAAAGTGGAAAGTTTGATATTGTAGCACATATGGATTTATTAAAAGTGTTTAAATATTTTCCTACAAAGGATCTAAGAAAAGAGATAGAAAGCACGCTAAAATCGATAAAACAAGCAAATATGTGTGTGGAGATTAACGCCTCTGGTTTTCGCAAAGAGATAGGGGAGCAGTACCCTAGCAAAGAGATTTTAGAAGCTTGCTATGCCTTAGAAATTCCTATTACTTTTGGGAGCGATGCACACGCGTTAAGTCAAATCAACTTTAAACGCAAGGAAATTGAAGCATTAGCCAAAGAAGTTGGTTACACAAAATGTGCCGTGTATCGCCAAAGAGAAAGAGAGTTGATAGAGTTTTAATGCGTGTTAAAAATTGAAAATTAAGTAAATTTGCGCTAAATTCTTAACTCTCATTTGCGGAGGGTATATGTCACTGGTGGGCATCGTGGGCTTCAAACCCATTTGAGCGGATAGGTGTCTATTTGCTGGGGAGTTCGATTCTCTCACCCTCTCGCCACTTCATTTAAGGACTTTATCATAAAAAATTACAAGAAGATATTTTCACAATTCAATCAAATAAAAATGCTTGTTATAGGAGCATTGGTGCTTGTTGGAATCTTAACGCTTTTAGGGGAAGCTGTTGCGTTTTTAGGCTTTTTGCCGCACGCGCAATTTTGGCTTTTGGGATATTTTGGCTATGTTTGGGCATTTGGCGCGGCTTTTGTGCTTTATCAAACAAAAGCGATTCCAACTTTTCAAAATCCATTAGAAAAGGGATTAGGCTTAACCATTATAGCCTTTGCGCTTCTTGTGCTTCAAGGGCTTTTCTTTGAAAATGCTGGAATTTTAGGTGTTGCGTTTTATAATGTCTTAAAGCCTATTATCACTTCGCTTGGGGTTTTTATCTTAAGCCTTTTAATGCTTGGATTTGGTGTGGTTTTATACACAGAAAAATCGCCAAAAGAGCTTTATAGCGTTGCGCTAAATGCGCTTAAAGATGATTTAAAAAAAGACTTAAAGCACGCTAAAATTTCAAAAGATAAATTGCATAAAAACACAGAAAAGCTAAAGATTTTTTGGTTAAAAACAAAGGCATTTTTTGCACTGCCTGTTAAAAAAGATTCCATCGTAGAATCTAGTGATTTTAAGCTTATAAATGTAGAATCAAATATGGAATCTAAAAATTTACAAGAAAAAAAAGATGAGTTTATAGAAAATCAAAAAGAGATTTTAAAAGAAACACAAGAAGTAGCACAAATAGAGCAAGAATTGCGCTCATTAACGCTTGATGAGCTGATTGAGCAGAGTAAAAACAATCCACAGCCAAAAGAAAACATAGCTTTTAATTTTCAAGACAAAGAAGAACAAGATGATTATGCTGAATCCCAAGATGAATCTAAAGTTGAATTTGAAGAAGGGATTGATGAGTTGCGTCAAGATATAGAACTTCCTATGCGTGAAGATAATCCTTTAGAAGAGATTTCTAAAGAGCCAGAAGATGAGGAAATCCGTGTGATTAACGCGAAAAATCTCCCACAAGATAGTTTTGATGCAACGCAATTTCAAATACAATCTATGGCAAGCTTGGAAAACTTCAAGCGTTTTGAAAAAAGCTATTACAAAGAAGAAAAAGAGGAAGAACCCATAAAGCTCATTAAAAAAGAAAGTATTGGTGAACTTGGTGGAGAGTTAGAACAAACTCCGCCACCCAAGCAGGAATTTGCTCAACAAGAATCATTACAAAAGGAAAGCTCAAGAAAACAAGCTATTAAGTCTTATCCAAAAAATCTCTATGCCGCAACTCCTTTTAGCGCATATTATGACAAAGAGCCTGTTGGGACACACGATCGCCTTGTAGATGCAAGCAATTTTCAAAAGGAGTATCCAGACAAGAAAAACACACTCCCTAAAACAATTTTTTATTATGGAGATAAAGTAAGCACTCATCCTTTGTCGGAAAATTCAGAAAATATGGAATCTAAAAACGCTGAAGTTAAAAATACTGAAATTACAAATCAAACAGCGCAAACTTTAGAAAATACGAAATCTGAAAATATAATTCCACAGCAAGAAATACCGCAAGCCACTATTCAAACTCCACAAATCCAAGCAACGCCACAGATCCAAGAAATTGTGCCACAACCTGAAATAATCCCGCAATACAGCACAATTCCCAATACGATTCCAACTTTTGGCTATGGTTATGCGCATTATCAAGAGCCGATACAACAAATCACACAACCTATTGTGATAGAACAAACTATGGAATCTAAAATTCTAACCACAGCACCACAACAAGTTGCAAAGCCGCAAGAGCCACAAGTAACGGAATCCATACAAGCACAACAAGCCCCTATCCAAACTCCAAAACAAGAAATGCCACCCGCTCAAATACCACAGCTGCAAGAGATTGCACCGCAGCCTGTAATCCAAACACAATCTGTCCAAACACCGCAAGTGCGACAAGAGCCACAACAAAGCGTAGAAATTGTAAAAACACTAGAGGAAAATGCAGCTCTTTTGGAAACTTTAGAAATGGCACAAACTCCACAAATGTTAGAATCTAAAGATTATGAATTACCTAAATTAGAGTTTTTACAAGAGCCAAAAAGAGCGCATATTGAAATTGATGAGAGTGAAATTGATAGAAAAATCAATGATTTATTAAATAAAATGCGTGTGTTTAAGATCGAAGGCGATATTGTGCGCACTTATTCAGGTCCTATTGTAACAACTTTTGAGTTTCGCCCAAGCCCAAATGTCAAGGTTTCACGCATCCTAACTTTGCAAGATGATTTAGCGATGGCTTTGCGCGCTAAAACAATCCGTATCCAAGCACCAATTCCGGGAAAAGATGTTGTGGGGATTGAGATTCCAAATGCACAAGTTGAAACCATTTATTTGCGTGAAATTTTAGAAAATGATTTGTTTAAAAACTCTCTCTCGCCGCTAACTTTAGCATTAGGCAAGGATATTGTAGGTAATCCTTTTGTAACGGATTTAAAAAAGCTTCCCCATTTGCTAATTGCTGGAACAACAGGCAGTGGTAAGAGCGTGGGGATTAATGCGATGATTTTATCCTTGCTTTATAAAAATCCACCCGATAAGCTTAAATTGATTATGGTGGATCCTAAAATGGTGGAATTTAGCATTTACAATGATATTCCGCATCTCTTAACTCCCGTGATTACAAATCCTAAAAATGCGATTTTTGCCCTTGATGTCGCGGTTAAAGAAATGGAGCAACGCAATGCATTAATTAGTGAAGCAAGGGTTAAAAATATTGATAGCTATAATCAAAAAGCAGAGATTGAAGGCTTTGAACCATTTCCTTATATTGTGATTATTATTGATGAGTTAGCCGATTTAA
The Helicobacter winghamensis ATCC BAA-430 DNA segment above includes these coding regions:
- a CDS encoding F0F1 ATP synthase subunit C, giving the protein MKKLLLVFFALAGVAFAAEGNEMLLSYSAIAAGIGLGIAALGGAIGMGSTAAATISGMARNPGVGGKLMTTMFIALAMIEAQVIYTLVVALILLYANPFLG
- a CDS encoding autotransporter outer membrane beta-barrel domain-containing protein — its product is MEKTLNNHSNMIDIPAGGGAFKRYLAPFTSKAIYYSVLATSLSTFIFHSPAYAESFSNNESSIPQIVALNVTQNPLVNPAQNLKNSKVKLDSNLKTNRNNTGQLRTFSSVKATENKLEIDNNTQNITYTGETKLDELNFNIGGLHESKIEKKVTFDKLTIDRLTTAQAGIPGLDPNKSKEERKQIIESWINNLQPNQYGQYPSIDKFAQLSLEGESLTINNNIDNQGDVNIKTKHLDIAGDVAINYGYLSIEFDEGSLGRINAGNRTKIEFGKTDVFFDNSPSFSIITKKGEIVSDVISKNGGSLSIWIGDEKNGGGKMTGDIIFEGYKDSDRWVIYNKFVNVDSAKPYLKEYGEWVGSYYGIGSFLNLMTLGALNGSSIEGNIDLKGDVSSWIMLHKNALMSGDLKVATTGSHKRSYFGYPILYFTGDSEISGDITVEKNATLQMTTSRVNPMMPLFAGLGSKNLVSGKITNKGEMRLDSVRGSNFTIQQTIDNIGGVLGIYDDVENSFAGTTFKFLRGDSGTDAHFKNTNGGKIAINRWDFREDEGNGRIIIDTDGQNKREENLKNVKFGEFQHWNSSFIPPTADNPVILFGDDKIFAKGSYVQYLVLTPEEEKDLKDGKISIYDKDGRHNVAGHFIEGGAGANGESNFATLLHEGKVIKLSVGGGDTIAPVVQADGLIGELKVNDDTPGSTIGSNQINALNTNMTQTFNTLKEISTKTFRTEHTNLSSYNTLKEQVAYALYNHSKNASKNNSLDNNPTNKNLSSNNLKNHTNNNLLSYNAKNSLNDNINLLDNTSNPGNTNIASNVSNINALTNPASNTSGNNTLSNVSNNTNLEAYATDEQITTYATYAQAGASDALLYDEINKGYTDLDLLRALDDIFIKQNKKESDLYTYAVPYYNYIKDKSLGLGTTKTNSYGLLAGGQLNSNYGVYGFYINLENSKRENNTTSTDTDSTSYLAGLTYYNAFHRFSNKELYVSLNTMLGTTKSDVSMIDSDSYKDDFDFDSLNYGAELRAGVNIYNVLTNSYWTPELGLIYTGMAVDSYEIKHTKLTEYYDKTTINLLEGVAGLRFHHAYNQTTRFNAALGAKFRLYDDAKSQMKIAGETLANPLFATRDIKLPDTSYYVQFGLVKLLGDNVELSLNYQGNFAKRYSRTYCLC
- a CDS encoding c-type cytochrome, with amino-acid sequence MQRIILTLQQEKQIKQNKSLSYQIQQALQQNKQSKQQIKQVKQINKQNKKTSYEVFKTTLTSFLGLCLLGSLNLAQAKDNFNPSKEYKQNCSICHGANGLKAPPGGRETQLIGAMLKDYVYQRLIDYASDKGGTPGNNFIMFAVMDEYQYTKEEIKQLAEYITDLGHKEME
- a CDS encoding type II asparaginase — its product is MAYAKPKIAILATGGTIAGSIDSSVATTGYTAGVVGVDVLIQAVPQIKDLAEISGQQIANIDSSNMTDEIQLKLAKEINKLFASGIDGVVITHGTDTMEETAYFLNLTIKSDKPVVLVGAMRPSTAISADGPKNLYNAVALAADKQSKGKGVMVAMNDKIQSARGVVKTHSLNVDAFSSPDFGDLGYIVDGKVFFYNNAAKAHTKKSPFDVSKLTSLPKVDILYTYSNDGSGAAAKALVADGAKGLVIAGSGAGSIHQNQKEVLKELLKQDVSVIVSSRVVAGRVAVGDADAKLGFISAEDLNPQKARILLALALTKTSDTKKIQEYFLKY
- a CDS encoding sugar transferase; the protein is MESKNKSLYASILKPIFDRALALILLLLFSPILCVVGLLIRIKLGSPVFFAQERPGKNGKIFKIYKFRTMSDERDSKGELLPDEQRLKGFGKFVRKSSLDELPQLFNVLKGEMSFIGPRPLLVEYLPLYSKEQARRHEVSPGITGWAQVNGRNAISWEEKFKLDVWYVDNLSFLLDCKIFYMTFYKVIKRKDISSNTSVTMEKFTGNKK
- a CDS encoding histidinol-phosphatase, whose product is MRIDLHNHTSLCNHATGTMEEYVLKAIEENIQVFGFSCHNPMKFDPKYRMRFEELPLYLESVLSLKEKYAGQIEILSALEIDFLPPFMEDFLFEIPLDYRIGAVHFLGDWGFDNPEFIREYARRDINDCWVEYFRAIQALSKSGKFDIVAHMDLLKVFKYFPTKDLRKEIESTLKSIKQANMCVEINASGFRKEIGEQYPSKEILEACYALEIPITFGSDAHALSQINFKRKEIEALAKEVGYTKCAVYRQRERELIEF
- a CDS encoding DNA translocase FtsK — protein: MASLENFKRFEKSYYKEEKEEEPIKLIKKESIGELGGELEQTPPPKQEFAQQESLQKESSRKQAIKSYPKNLYAATPFSAYYDKEPVGTHDRLVDASNFQKEYPDKKNTLPKTIFYYGDKVSTHPLSENSENMESKNAEVKNTEITNQTAQTLENTKSENIIPQQEIPQATIQTPQIQATPQIQEIVPQPEIIPQYSTIPNTIPTFGYGYAHYQEPIQQITQPIVIEQTMESKILTTAPQQVAKPQEPQVTESIQAQQAPIQTPKQEMPPAQIPQLQEIAPQPVIQTQSVQTPQVRQEPQQSVEIVKTLEENAALLETLEMAQTPQMLESKDYELPKLEFLQEPKRAHIEIDESEIDRKINDLLNKMRVFKIEGDIVRTYSGPIVTTFEFRPSPNVKVSRILTLQDDLAMALRAKTIRIQAPIPGKDVVGIEIPNAQVETIYLREILENDLFKNSLSPLTLALGKDIVGNPFVTDLKKLPHLLIAGTTGSGKSVGINAMILSLLYKNPPDKLKLIMVDPKMVEFSIYNDIPHLLTPVITNPKNAIFALDVAVKEMEQRNALISEARVKNIDSYNQKAEIEGFEPFPYIVIIIDELADLMMTGGKEAEASISRLTQMARSSGIHLIVATQRPSVDVVTGLIKANLPSRISYKVGQKIDSKVILDCHGAESLLGNGDMLFAVGGGNVTRLHAPFSTEEEIERIVEFIKAQCSPQYDERFLQKEERAQVQSNGEADDLYEEAKRIMLADGKTSISYIQRRLGIGFNKAANIVEQMQQRGFLSKENSKGVREIIGE